The Pyrococcus horikoshii OT3 genome includes a window with the following:
- the malP gene encoding maltodextrin phosphorylase, which produces MMKVDNSTKERILEKLPENLSRLADLAYNYWWSWDHKAMKLWQKIDEEHWREYKNPVKLLLEAPESRLRELSRDDNFLDLYELVIERFDDYMKETATWFSTNYPRWDKPIIYLCMEYGIGKSLPIYSGGLGILAGDHLKTASDLGLPMVAIGLLYKHGYFKQEIDINGRQIERFPEYNVKEMPIRQVLDNDGSPLLIDVPIEDRMIKARVFLVEVGRVKLYLLDTDVPENSEADRKICDYLYNAEPDKRIKQEILIGIGGMRLLKALEIDPGVVHLNEGHAAFANFERIRWFIEKGLSFEEALEIVRGTSVFTTHTPVPAGHDVFPVEFVREKLRAFFDGLPEDKLLGLGKVNDSDPNFNMTVLAIRTSEFVNAVSKLHAKVTREMWANLWPGVPPDEIPIEPITNGIHTPTWVNENLAKLYEIYIGKIWREHVNLEGIWYAIERIPDHELWEAHLKAKRELIELIRRKIMKRNERLGIDEPIPDVDENALIIGFARRFATYKRAILLFTDLERLKRIVNNRDRPVYIIFGGKAHPMDEAGKEYLRRVYEVSQMPEFKGKIILIENYDLGSARILISGVDVWLNTPKRPLEASGTSGMKAGLNGVLNLSTFDGWWVEGYNGRNGWVIGDATLEPETEEDDYLDAMSLYDLLENVVIPMYYENREGWIRIMKESIKSIAPRFSTYRMLKEYMTKFYSRAMETGIYLSRDNFRWAKELASWKEKIMLGWNDVEIEDVKVNENRIEAIIRLGTIRPEDVRVELYYGVRGDGKIMEPYTVELRKTKELGTGKYLYTYSGKALKNFNHECWHYSIRVYAYHPMIPGKFLLGGYIKWRDLK; this is translated from the coding sequence ATGATGAAAGTAGATAATTCAACGAAAGAGAGGATATTAGAAAAACTTCCTGAAAATTTATCGAGGCTTGCCGATTTAGCATATAACTACTGGTGGAGCTGGGATCATAAAGCCATGAAACTTTGGCAAAAAATCGATGAGGAACACTGGAGAGAGTACAAGAACCCAGTTAAGTTATTGCTTGAAGCCCCCGAGTCAAGGCTAAGGGAACTATCAAGGGATGATAACTTTTTGGACTTATACGAGCTCGTTATTGAAAGATTCGACGATTACATGAAGGAAACTGCTACATGGTTTTCAACTAACTATCCTCGGTGGGATAAACCGATAATCTATCTTTGTATGGAATATGGGATAGGGAAGAGCCTTCCAATATATTCAGGAGGCCTCGGAATACTAGCTGGAGATCATCTAAAAACCGCTAGCGATCTTGGGCTTCCAATGGTTGCAATAGGATTATTATACAAGCATGGCTACTTTAAGCAAGAAATAGATATTAATGGTAGGCAAATTGAGAGGTTCCCCGAGTACAATGTAAAGGAAATGCCCATAAGGCAAGTTCTCGATAACGATGGATCTCCTCTTTTAATCGACGTTCCAATAGAGGATAGAATGATCAAGGCTAGGGTGTTTCTCGTTGAAGTAGGAAGGGTAAAGCTGTATCTTCTAGATACTGACGTTCCAGAGAACTCCGAGGCAGACAGAAAGATATGCGATTACCTGTATAATGCTGAACCTGATAAGAGAATAAAGCAAGAAATCTTGATAGGAATCGGTGGGATGAGATTATTAAAGGCTTTAGAAATAGATCCTGGGGTTGTACATCTAAATGAGGGGCATGCAGCGTTTGCCAACTTTGAAAGGATCAGATGGTTCATTGAAAAGGGCCTCAGTTTTGAAGAGGCCTTAGAAATAGTTAGGGGAACTAGCGTATTTACTACGCATACCCCAGTCCCCGCGGGTCATGATGTATTTCCGGTTGAATTCGTAAGGGAGAAGCTGAGGGCATTCTTCGATGGTCTGCCCGAGGATAAGCTCCTGGGACTTGGGAAAGTTAACGATAGCGATCCTAATTTTAACATGACTGTGTTGGCAATAAGAACATCAGAATTCGTAAACGCGGTAAGTAAGCTTCATGCTAAAGTTACTAGGGAAATGTGGGCGAACCTTTGGCCAGGAGTACCACCTGATGAAATCCCGATAGAGCCCATAACAAATGGGATCCATACCCCAACATGGGTTAATGAAAACTTGGCAAAGCTCTATGAAATATACATTGGAAAGATATGGAGGGAACACGTTAACTTAGAGGGCATCTGGTATGCGATTGAAAGGATTCCAGATCATGAGCTTTGGGAAGCTCATTTAAAGGCTAAGCGGGAATTAATAGAACTAATAAGAAGGAAGATAATGAAAAGAAATGAGAGGTTAGGGATAGACGAGCCTATACCAGATGTAGATGAGAACGCCTTAATAATCGGATTCGCAAGAAGGTTTGCCACATATAAGAGGGCAATTTTACTGTTTACAGATCTTGAAAGGCTAAAGAGGATAGTTAACAACAGGGATAGACCCGTATACATAATTTTTGGAGGGAAGGCCCATCCAATGGATGAGGCAGGAAAAGAGTACTTAAGAAGGGTCTATGAAGTGTCGCAAATGCCAGAGTTCAAGGGAAAGATAATTCTAATTGAAAACTATGATCTCGGTTCCGCAAGGATCCTTATCTCCGGGGTTGATGTATGGCTTAATACTCCAAAGAGGCCCCTTGAGGCCAGCGGAACTAGCGGAATGAAAGCTGGATTGAATGGAGTGCTTAATTTAAGCACCTTTGATGGGTGGTGGGTCGAGGGATACAACGGAAGGAACGGATGGGTTATAGGAGATGCTACCTTAGAACCTGAGACTGAAGAGGATGACTACCTAGATGCTATGAGCCTCTATGACCTCTTAGAGAACGTTGTAATTCCAATGTACTATGAGAATAGAGAAGGATGGATAAGGATCATGAAAGAGAGCATAAAGAGCATAGCACCAAGGTTCAGTACTTATAGAATGCTTAAGGAATACATGACGAAGTTCTATTCAAGGGCCATGGAGACGGGAATATACTTAAGCAGGGATAACTTTAGGTGGGCAAAGGAGCTTGCAAGCTGGAAAGAGAAGATAATGTTGGGATGGAATGATGTTGAAATAGAAGACGTAAAGGTTAATGAAAACCGTATAGAGGCAATAATAAGGTTAGGTACCATAAGGCCGGAAGACGTAAGGGTTGAGCTATACTATGGAGTCAGGGGAGATGGAAAGATCATGGAACCCTATACCGTCGAGCTGAGGAAGACTAAGGAGTTAGGAACCGGAAAATATCTGTACACGTATTCAGGGAAGGCCTTAAAGAACTTCAATCACGAATGCTGGCACTATTCTATAAGGGTTTATGCGTATCATCCAATGATTCCAGGAAAATTCTTACTTGGAGGCTACATAAAATGGAGGGACCTTAAGTAA
- a CDS encoding [protein ADP-ribosylglutamate] hydrolase has protein sequence MFKIVRGDITKFRAEAIVNAANKYLEHGGGVAYAIAKAASGDVSEYTRISKEEMRRQLGKDWIEHGEVVVTPPMKLKENGVKYVIHTVGPYCGGVWSKDKEEKLKLAILGALKKADELGVKSIAFPAISAGIYGCPLKEVVRTFKEVVKEFLKVANHVKEVYLVLYSERDYKLALETIGLGDNDESR, from the coding sequence ATGTTTAAGATTGTAAGGGGGGATATTACGAAGTTTAGGGCCGAGGCTATAGTTAATGCAGCAAATAAATACTTAGAGCATGGAGGGGGAGTCGCTTACGCTATAGCTAAGGCCGCTTCTGGAGATGTTTCAGAATACACTAGAATTAGTAAGGAAGAAATGAGAAGGCAATTGGGAAAGGATTGGATAGAGCATGGAGAAGTCGTGGTAACGCCTCCTATGAAGCTTAAAGAGAATGGGGTAAAATATGTCATCCACACGGTTGGTCCATACTGCGGCGGTGTATGGTCTAAGGATAAGGAAGAAAAATTGAAGCTTGCAATTCTGGGGGCATTAAAAAAAGCAGATGAGCTTGGAGTCAAAAGTATAGCATTTCCGGCAATAAGCGCGGGAATCTATGGTTGTCCACTTAAAGAGGTTGTAAGGACATTTAAGGAAGTTGTTAAAGAGTTTTTGAAGGTAGCTAACCACGTCAAAGAGGTTTACTTAGTTTTATATTCGGAGAGAGATTACAAGCTAGCCCTTGAAACAATAGGTTTGGGTGATAATGATGAAAGTAGATAA
- a CDS encoding DUF835 domain-containing protein produces the protein MQLVEQLILMVPLLVVYVLLFYHYHKSRSNYAIYYALAFLSLGVGLAIESTYLASISFLSFFYWLATIRLLEHLEFEEKQELLYASPVPLAAYIFFPRLLAVIIIFVALSLTGFMMLMKKEKNIKILGALTLILALVSALGEYKSFFRYLSAVIGISIGYVIVAGISEVDLVKIKLSEEFEIKPGIMFLESVPRDLLKVALVFSRRPPEKNDGKWFWITKLEGKNNIGPTDLHKILDLAVKHIKKGGIVIIDCLEYLILENGFERVLKFLAQLRDYAIMYNSTVIILGSLDKLSERERAMLRSSLGDNNV, from the coding sequence ATGCAGTTAGTGGAGCAGTTAATCCTGATGGTCCCCCTCCTCGTTGTGTACGTTCTCCTGTTTTACCATTATCATAAAAGTAGATCCAACTATGCTATCTATTATGCTCTGGCCTTCTTGTCATTGGGAGTAGGACTTGCAATAGAATCTACTTACCTGGCGAGTATATCCTTCCTGTCATTTTTCTATTGGTTAGCTACCATTAGGCTTCTCGAACATTTAGAATTTGAGGAAAAACAAGAGCTTCTCTACGCATCCCCAGTTCCATTGGCTGCATACATTTTCTTTCCAAGGTTGCTGGCCGTTATAATAATCTTTGTTGCACTTTCCCTGACTGGGTTTATGATGTTGATGAAGAAAGAGAAAAACATCAAGATTCTGGGGGCTCTTACATTGATTTTGGCATTAGTTAGCGCCTTAGGAGAATATAAGTCCTTTTTTAGGTACTTAAGTGCTGTCATTGGAATATCAATTGGATACGTTATTGTAGCTGGTATCTCTGAAGTCGATCTTGTTAAGATAAAGCTCAGCGAAGAATTTGAAATAAAACCAGGGATAATGTTTTTAGAGAGTGTTCCTAGGGATTTGCTTAAAGTCGCCCTTGTATTTTCACGAAGGCCTCCAGAAAAAAATGATGGCAAGTGGTTCTGGATTACAAAGCTTGAGGGAAAGAACAATATAGGGCCAACTGATCTTCACAAGATTCTTGACCTCGCAGTGAAGCACATTAAAAAAGGAGGCATCGTTATAATTGATTGCCTTGAATACCTAATACTTGAGAATGGGTTTGAAAGGGTTTTAAAATTTCTTGCACAGTTAAGGGATTATGCAATAATGTACAACTCAACAGTTATAATACTTGGGAGCCTTGATAAATTATCTGAAAGGGAGAGGGCAATGTTGAGAAGTTCGCTAGGTGATAACAATGTTTAA
- a CDS encoding amidohydrolase family protein — MLLKGGLILYDTSYHPTRADILIEGDKIVEVKRNINKAADEVIDASHSLIIPAFINAHTHSPMVIFRGLAEDVPLMDWLQNYIWPAERKLKRKEVYWGAKLALLEMVHSGISTFVDMYFYMEEVARATLEVGLRGFLGYGMVDLEDEEKRRKEIKETEKLHEFITKLNSKLVKFILAPHAPYTCSLDCLKWVAEKSREWDSLVTIHLAETRDEIKIMEEKYGRSPVEVLKEANLLNDKLIAAHGIWLSKKDLEMLASSNVTIAHCPASNMKLGSGIFPMRDAIDEDINVALGTDGAASNNTLDIIREMRLASLLQKVNTLNPAIVKSEEIFRMATINGAKALKLKAGIIKEGYIADIAVINLKRSHLLPLHNPLATLIFSAKAGDIDTLIVSGRVIMLDGEVLTIDEEKVIDKFLGVGI, encoded by the coding sequence ATTCTATTAAAGGGAGGCCTTATCTTATATGATACCAGCTATCATCCAACTAGGGCTGATATCCTGATAGAGGGAGATAAAATAGTGGAGGTCAAGAGGAACATAAATAAAGCTGCTGACGAGGTTATAGATGCTTCCCACTCTTTAATCATCCCGGCATTTATAAATGCCCATACACATTCCCCAATGGTAATTTTCAGAGGTTTAGCGGAGGATGTTCCTTTAATGGATTGGCTTCAGAACTATATCTGGCCAGCTGAGAGGAAACTAAAGAGGAAAGAGGTTTATTGGGGAGCAAAACTCGCACTTCTTGAGATGGTGCATTCCGGAATATCAACATTTGTCGACATGTACTTTTACATGGAGGAAGTCGCGAGGGCAACATTAGAAGTTGGATTAAGGGGATTTTTAGGGTATGGAATGGTAGATCTAGAGGATGAAGAGAAGAGAAGAAAGGAAATTAAAGAAACAGAAAAATTACATGAGTTCATAACTAAACTTAATTCTAAGTTAGTTAAATTTATCCTAGCGCCCCACGCCCCTTATACCTGTTCTTTAGACTGCCTTAAATGGGTTGCCGAAAAGTCAAGAGAGTGGGACTCCTTAGTTACGATACACCTTGCAGAGACGAGAGATGAAATAAAAATAATGGAAGAAAAATACGGGAGATCTCCAGTAGAAGTATTAAAAGAGGCAAATTTATTAAACGATAAACTTATAGCGGCCCATGGTATTTGGCTAAGTAAGAAAGACCTTGAGATGCTAGCATCTTCAAATGTAACAATAGCTCATTGCCCTGCAAGTAATATGAAGCTTGGTAGTGGAATCTTTCCAATGAGGGATGCCATTGACGAAGATATAAATGTAGCATTAGGTACGGATGGAGCTGCGAGTAATAACACCCTTGACATAATTAGAGAGATGAGACTTGCTTCCCTTCTTCAGAAAGTAAATACGCTAAATCCAGCGATCGTTAAGTCCGAGGAAATATTTAGAATGGCCACGATCAATGGTGCAAAGGCTCTGAAGCTTAAAGCTGGGATAATAAAGGAAGGGTATATTGCAGATATTGCAGTAATAAATTTAAAAAGATCTCATCTCCTCCCGTTACACAATCCCCTTGCTACCCTAATTTTTAGTGCCAAAGCAGGGGATATCGATACTCTAATCGTCAGCGGAAGAGTGATAATGCTCGATGGGGAAGTACTTACTATTGATGAGGAAAAGGTAATTGATAAATTCTTGGGGGTAGGTATCTAA
- a CDS encoding dihydroorotate dehydrogenase, with amino-acid sequence MLEVKLFGIRFENPLILASGVVDMTPELLRRAHNEGAGGVVTKSIGKEPRKGYDNPTIVELPYGLINAMGLPNPGWEAFLNEFIDERFDFPVIVSIFGGTPEEFAFLAEKLEPVADAFELNLSCPHAKGYGMEIGQDPKNVYEVVKAVKDVTDKPVIAKLTPNVNDITKLGLAAERGGADGVSAINTVKAIAIDIYAKRPILSNKVGGYSGPGIKPIALRAVYDLAKVLDIPVIGIGGITSWRDAVEFLLAGASALQIGTAVYLRGFKVFKEISNGIIEYLKEEGFSSIRDIIGLALKV; translated from the coding sequence ATGCTAGAGGTAAAACTCTTTGGCATTAGATTTGAAAATCCCCTAATATTAGCCTCTGGAGTAGTTGACATGACACCGGAACTACTCAGGAGAGCCCACAATGAAGGAGCAGGAGGAGTCGTTACAAAATCCATAGGTAAGGAACCTAGAAAGGGTTACGATAATCCAACTATCGTTGAACTACCCTACGGGTTAATAAATGCTATGGGTCTCCCAAACCCTGGATGGGAGGCATTTTTAAATGAATTTATTGATGAAAGGTTTGACTTTCCAGTGATAGTTTCAATATTTGGAGGCACACCGGAAGAGTTTGCATTTCTTGCAGAGAAGTTAGAACCAGTTGCAGATGCCTTTGAATTAAATTTGAGCTGTCCCCATGCGAAAGGCTATGGTATGGAAATTGGGCAAGACCCTAAAAATGTGTATGAAGTTGTAAAAGCTGTCAAGGATGTAACAGATAAGCCAGTTATAGCCAAACTAACTCCAAATGTTAATGACATAACAAAGCTCGGATTAGCAGCGGAAAGAGGAGGAGCCGATGGGGTTTCAGCAATTAATACTGTGAAAGCAATAGCCATTGATATCTACGCTAAGAGACCGATACTTAGCAATAAAGTTGGAGGATATTCAGGGCCGGGGATAAAACCAATAGCGCTTAGGGCTGTTTACGATTTAGCGAAGGTTTTAGATATTCCAGTAATTGGAATTGGAGGAATAACTAGCTGGCGGGATGCTGTAGAATTTTTACTAGCAGGAGCATCTGCCCTTCAGATAGGAACTGCCGTATACCTTAGAGGATTTAAAGTGTTTAAGGAAATTTCGAATGGGATAATTGAGTACCTCAAGGAGGAGGGATTCTCAAGTATTAGGGATATCATCGGGCTAGCCCTCAAGGTTTAA
- the acs gene encoding acetate--CoA ligase alpha subunit — translation MSLEALFNPKSIAVIGASSKPGKIGYAIMKNLIEYGYEGKIYPVNIKGGEMEISGRKFKVYKSILEVPDEVDMAVIVVPAKSVPEVVEECGKKGVKVAPIISSGFGELGEEGKKVEQQLVETARKYGMRILGPNIFGVVYTPAKLNATFGPTDVLPGPLALISQSGALGIALMGWTILEKIGLSAVVSVGNKADIDDADLLEFFKDDENTKAILIYMEGVKDGRRFMEVAKEVSKKKPIIVIKAGRSERGAKAAASHTGSLAGSDTIYSAAFKQTGVLRALTIGEAFDWARALSNLPEPQGENVVIITNGGGIGVMATDAAEEEGLHLYDDLEQLKIFANHMPPFGSYKNPVDLTGMADAKSYEGAIRDALAHPDMHSIIVLYCQTAVLDPRELADVIIREYNESGRKKPLVVAIVGGIEAKQAIDVLNENGIPAYPEPERAVKALSALYKWSKWKAKHK, via the coding sequence ATGAGCTTAGAAGCTCTTTTTAATCCAAAAAGTATTGCTGTTATAGGAGCTTCTTCAAAGCCAGGAAAGATAGGATATGCAATTATGAAGAATTTGATTGAGTATGGCTACGAAGGAAAGATATACCCTGTGAACATCAAGGGTGGAGAAATGGAGATAAGTGGTAGGAAATTCAAAGTCTATAAGAGCATTTTAGAGGTTCCAGACGAAGTCGATATGGCAGTTATAGTTGTTCCAGCAAAATCTGTACCAGAGGTCGTTGAGGAGTGTGGAAAGAAAGGAGTAAAGGTTGCTCCAATAATCTCATCAGGATTCGGAGAACTTGGGGAAGAAGGAAAGAAGGTAGAGCAACAATTAGTGGAAACTGCAAGAAAATATGGAATGAGAATACTAGGGCCCAACATATTTGGAGTGGTATACACACCAGCAAAATTAAATGCAACCTTTGGTCCAACTGATGTCCTCCCAGGGCCGTTAGCATTGATAAGCCAAAGTGGAGCCCTTGGAATAGCCCTAATGGGATGGACAATACTGGAAAAGATAGGACTTTCAGCCGTGGTTAGCGTTGGAAATAAAGCGGATATCGATGATGCGGATCTCCTTGAGTTCTTCAAGGATGATGAGAACACTAAGGCAATCCTAATTTACATGGAAGGTGTTAAGGATGGAAGGAGATTCATGGAAGTTGCAAAAGAGGTTAGTAAGAAGAAGCCAATAATAGTTATAAAGGCTGGAAGAAGCGAAAGGGGAGCTAAAGCTGCAGCATCTCATACAGGTTCACTTGCGGGAAGTGATACAATTTATTCAGCCGCTTTCAAGCAAACTGGAGTTCTTAGGGCTTTAACAATTGGAGAGGCCTTTGATTGGGCGAGAGCCCTAAGCAATTTACCCGAACCTCAGGGAGAAAACGTTGTAATAATAACAAATGGTGGCGGAATTGGAGTCATGGCAACTGATGCTGCTGAGGAGGAAGGTTTGCATCTTTACGATGACCTAGAGCAACTAAAGATCTTTGCAAACCACATGCCTCCGTTCGGAAGCTACAAGAATCCCGTAGATTTAACAGGAATGGCCGACGCAAAGAGTTATGAAGGGGCAATAAGAGATGCACTTGCTCATCCAGATATGCATTCAATCATTGTCTTATACTGCCAAACGGCTGTTCTTGACCCAAGAGAATTAGCAGATGTGATCATAAGGGAGTACAATGAGAGTGGAAGAAAGAAGCCACTTGTAGTTGCAATAGTGGGAGGAATTGAGGCCAAGCAAGCTATTGATGTCCTAAATGAGAATGGAATTCCAGCTTATCCTGAACCAGAGAGAGCAGTAAAAGCTCTATCAGCACTTTACAAGTGGAGTAAATGGAAGGCTAAGCATAAGTAA
- a CDS encoding 50S ribosomal protein L37e: MSSGTPSLGKRNKTPTHIRCRRCGRKAFNVKKGYCAACGFGRSRRLRKYRWSKKWKKKKNVH; this comes from the coding sequence ATGAGTAGCGGAACACCCTCTCTTGGAAAAAGAAATAAAACTCCAACCCACATAAGGTGCAGAAGGTGCGGTAGAAAAGCCTTTAATGTTAAGAAAGGCTACTGTGCAGCATGTGGCTTTGGAAGGAGCAGGAGACTTAGGAAATATAGATGGAGCAAAAAGTGGAAGAAAAAGAAGAATGTACATTAG
- a CDS encoding LSm family protein, which translates to MAERPLDVIHRSLDKDVLVILKKGFEFRGRLIGYDIHLNVVLADAEMVQDGEVVKKYGKIVIRGDNVLAISPTEE; encoded by the coding sequence ATGGCCGAGAGACCGCTTGACGTTATCCACAGGTCATTAGATAAAGATGTGCTCGTGATTCTTAAGAAAGGATTCGAGTTTAGGGGTAGGCTCATTGGGTATGACATTCACCTGAATGTAGTTCTCGCTGACGCTGAAATGGTTCAGGATGGGGAAGTCGTGAAGAAATACGGTAAGATAGTTATCAGAGGAGACAATGTACTTGCAATATCTCCAACGGAAGAGTGA
- the fl11 gene encoding HTH-type transcriptional regulator FL11, producing MRVPLDEIDKKIIKILQNDGKAPLREISKITGLAESTIHERIRKLRESGVIKKFTAIIDPEALGYSMLAFILVKVKAGKYSEVASNLAKYPEIVEVYETTGDYDMVVKIRTKNSEELNNFLDLIGSIPGVEGTHTMIVLKTHKETTELPIK from the coding sequence GTGCGGGTTCCTCTTGACGAAATCGACAAAAAAATAATAAAAATTCTTCAAAACGATGGGAAAGCTCCCCTGAGAGAGATATCGAAGATTACTGGACTCGCAGAGTCTACAATCCACGAGAGGATTAGAAAGCTAAGAGAGAGTGGAGTAATTAAAAAGTTTACTGCGATAATAGATCCCGAGGCCTTAGGATACTCAATGCTCGCTTTTATCTTGGTAAAAGTCAAAGCTGGGAAGTACTCAGAGGTAGCATCAAATTTAGCAAAGTACCCTGAGATAGTTGAAGTTTATGAAACTACAGGAGATTATGACATGGTTGTCAAGATAAGGACAAAGAATAGTGAAGAACTAAATAATTTTCTTGATTTAATTGGCAGTATTCCTGGAGTCGAAGGAACCCATACAATGATAGTTCTCAAGACCCATAAGGAAACTACAGAACTTCCAATAAAGTAG
- a CDS encoding nascent polypeptide-associated complex protein has product MMPMNPKQLKKLMKQLDMRQLEGVKEVIIKMEDREIIIKEPIVTVIKAMGEKMYQIAGGSEEEKAIINISEEDIKLVMEQAGVDYETAKKALEETGGDLAEAILRLTDSGVE; this is encoded by the coding sequence ATGATGCCAATGAATCCTAAGCAACTTAAAAAACTTATGAAACAGCTTGATATGAGGCAATTAGAAGGTGTTAAAGAAGTAATCATAAAGATGGAAGATCGGGAGATAATAATAAAGGAACCTATCGTCACTGTTATTAAGGCAATGGGAGAAAAGATGTACCAAATAGCTGGAGGGAGCGAAGAGGAAAAAGCTATTATAAATATTTCGGAGGAGGATATAAAGCTTGTTATGGAACAGGCTGGAGTTGATTATGAAACTGCAAAAAAAGCATTAGAGGAAACTGGTGGGGATTTAGCAGAGGCCATTTTAAGGTTGACCGATAGCGGTGTCGAGTAG
- a CDS encoding DUF7132 family protein: protein MRVIKEWNVKIKLVRTKRGAILHMIELKPGHFFLEQNPLKPSKYGEAYRKIKQNFPEFYFFWEIKDNKYTGKVFAGAFLEKEEIDEFLTLLAKTEDFKKLEHVLEEIEEIEEGEE from the coding sequence ATGAGGGTTATTAAGGAATGGAATGTAAAAATTAAGCTAGTAAGGACCAAAAGAGGCGCAATTCTTCATATGATAGAACTTAAACCGGGGCACTTTTTCCTGGAACAAAACCCACTTAAACCTTCTAAATATGGAGAAGCTTACAGGAAAATAAAGCAAAATTTCCCAGAATTTTACTTCTTCTGGGAAATAAAGGATAATAAATATACTGGAAAAGTCTTTGCCGGGGCATTCCTTGAGAAGGAGGAAATAGATGAATTCCTAACGCTTTTAGCAAAGACGGAGGACTTCAAAAAGCTAGAGCATGTGTTGGAAGAGATTGAGGAGATTGAAGAGGGGGAGGAATAA
- a CDS encoding M42 family metallopeptidase, translating into MVDYELLKKVVEAPGVSGYEFLGIRDVVIEEIKDYVDEVKVDKLGNVIAHKKGEGPKVMIAAHMDQIGLMVTHIEKNGFLRVAPIGGVDPKTLIAQRFKVWIDKGKFIYGVGASVPPHIQKPEDRKKAPDWDQIFIDIGAESKEEAEDMGVKIGTVITWDGRLERLGKHRFVSIAFDDRIAVYTILEVAKQLKDAKADVYFVATVQEEVGLRGARTSAFGIEPDYGFAIDVTIAADIPGTPEHKQVTHLGKGTAIKIMDRSVICHPTIVRWLEELAKKHEIPYQLEILLGGGTDAGAIHLTKAGVPTGALSVPARYIHSNTEVVDERDVDATVELMTKALENIHELKI; encoded by the coding sequence ATGGTGGACTACGAGCTTTTAAAAAAGGTAGTTGAAGCCCCTGGAGTTTCTGGGTATGAATTCTTGGGGATTAGGGATGTTGTTATAGAGGAGATCAAGGACTATGTAGATGAAGTTAAGGTTGACAAGCTGGGAAACGTTATAGCTCACAAGAAGGGAGAAGGGCCAAAAGTTATGATAGCGGCCCACATGGATCAGATAGGGTTGATGGTTACTCACATAGAGAAGAACGGATTCTTAAGAGTTGCTCCGATTGGAGGAGTCGATCCAAAAACTCTGATAGCTCAAAGGTTTAAGGTCTGGATTGATAAAGGTAAGTTCATTTATGGAGTTGGCGCATCGGTACCGCCTCACATTCAGAAGCCAGAGGACAGGAAGAAGGCCCCTGATTGGGATCAGATATTTATAGACATAGGTGCTGAAAGCAAGGAAGAAGCTGAGGATATGGGAGTTAAGATCGGGACGGTAATTACGTGGGATGGAAGATTGGAAAGGTTAGGTAAGCATAGGTTCGTAAGTATAGCTTTTGATGATAGAATTGCAGTATATACGATACTGGAAGTTGCCAAGCAGCTTAAGGATGCTAAGGCTGATGTATACTTCGTTGCCACTGTTCAGGAGGAGGTAGGACTTAGAGGTGCTAGAACGTCAGCATTTGGAATCGAACCCGATTATGGCTTTGCGATTGATGTTACTATAGCAGCAGACATTCCAGGAACGCCAGAGCACAAGCAAGTAACCCACTTGGGAAAGGGAACTGCGATAAAGATAATGGATCGCTCGGTTATATGCCATCCAACGATAGTAAGATGGTTGGAGGAATTGGCGAAGAAGCATGAGATACCATACCAGCTTGAGATCCTCTTAGGTGGAGGAACGGATGCCGGAGCGATCCACTTAACAAAAGCAGGTGTTCCAACTGGAGCATTAAGCGTTCCAGCTAGGTATATTCACTCTAACACTGAAGTCGTTGATGAAAGAGACGTTGACGCAACGGTTGAGCTAATGACTAAAGCCCTTGAAAACATCCATGAGCTTAAGATCTAA